The proteins below come from a single Candidatus Binatus sp. genomic window:
- a CDS encoding response regulator yields the protein METPSGIPDTLAPDNSQAKVLLVDDRAANLLALEAILSPLGVGLVKAQSGRQALELVEKEEFALILMDVRMPEMDGLKTVERIARIRGSAARIPIIFLTAAGVEGGETRDAYTRGAVDFLQKPFDPDILRSKVSVFVDLYLKEQTIRHQAALLHKREIERFQRRNELRFRALTDAMPQCVWVARSNGAIYYCNQRGIDYAAVVTGPDMFERIVHPDEREAAMAEWREAREQRRPFELKVRLRRADGEYLWHLWRGEPDFSETDELVGWITTATDIDREQRALERAATLGRVKDEFLATVSHELRNPLNAIMGWSHLLRSGNLDEPRRAKAIETIERNARLQTALVDDMLDLSRIVRGKVALSFKSVSIGSIVEAAVSAIRPTADAKNILLEVQNEAIDDIVNADPDRLQQVIWNLLSNAIKFTPRGGRVRISVTRMRNELSIEVSDTGRGIEPEFLPFVFEPFRQGDSSTTRSQSGLGLGLAIVRQLVELHCGQVRAESDGDGRGARFIVTLPLPEIPSVTGTAASNRNVDPAEQSLEGRKVLVVDDETDSRTLLAELLELHGMQVITAGSADEAIAAMDASVPDLVLSDIGMPIKDGYTLMEKIRRRPAERGGKVLASALTGYGSEADRERAHKAGFQSVIVKPFDADEIVAHIRNLLNSHAN from the coding sequence ATGGAAACTCCCAGCGGCATTCCGGATACCCTGGCGCCGGATAACTCGCAGGCGAAGGTTCTGCTGGTTGATGATCGGGCGGCGAACCTGCTCGCGCTCGAGGCGATCCTGAGCCCGCTTGGCGTGGGCCTGGTCAAGGCGCAATCGGGCCGCCAGGCGCTCGAGCTGGTCGAGAAGGAAGAGTTCGCATTGATCCTGATGGACGTGCGGATGCCGGAGATGGACGGGCTCAAGACGGTCGAGCGTATCGCGCGGATTCGCGGCTCGGCGGCGCGCATCCCGATCATCTTCCTCACTGCGGCCGGCGTTGAGGGTGGCGAAACCCGCGACGCATACACGCGGGGCGCGGTCGATTTTCTGCAGAAGCCGTTCGACCCCGACATCCTGCGCTCCAAAGTGTCGGTATTCGTCGATCTATATCTGAAGGAACAGACTATTCGGCATCAGGCCGCGCTGCTGCATAAACGCGAGATCGAGCGATTCCAGCGCCGCAACGAACTGAGATTTCGCGCGCTCACCGATGCGATGCCGCAATGCGTATGGGTCGCGCGTTCGAACGGCGCAATTTACTATTGCAATCAGCGCGGAATTGACTATGCGGCCGTCGTCACCGGACCCGACATGTTCGAACGAATAGTGCATCCCGATGAACGCGAAGCGGCGATGGCTGAATGGCGTGAAGCGCGCGAGCAGCGGCGGCCATTCGAGCTGAAGGTACGCCTGCGGCGCGCCGACGGCGAGTATTTGTGGCATCTATGGCGCGGGGAACCGGATTTCAGCGAAACCGACGAGCTCGTCGGATGGATCACCACCGCGACTGACATCGATCGCGAGCAAAGAGCGCTCGAGCGCGCCGCAACGCTCGGCCGCGTCAAGGACGAGTTTCTCGCGACGGTATCGCACGAATTGCGCAATCCGCTGAATGCGATCATGGGCTGGTCGCATCTGCTGCGCTCGGGCAACCTCGACGAGCCTCGCCGCGCCAAGGCGATCGAAACGATCGAGCGCAACGCGCGCCTGCAGACCGCGCTGGTCGATGACATGCTCGATCTGTCGCGGATCGTGCGCGGCAAGGTCGCCCTCAGCTTCAAGTCGGTGTCGATTGGGTCGATCGTCGAGGCGGCCGTGTCCGCGATACGCCCGACCGCCGACGCGAAAAATATATTGCTCGAAGTTCAGAACGAAGCAATCGACGATATAGTCAATGCCGATCCGGATCGATTACAACAAGTAATCTGGAACTTGCTATCGAACGCAATCAAGTTTACTCCACGCGGCGGCCGCGTCCGAATCTCAGTCACGCGGATGCGCAATGAACTATCGATCGAAGTGAGCGATACCGGGCGCGGCATCGAGCCGGAATTTCTGCCGTTCGTGTTCGAACCATTTCGGCAGGGCGACAGCTCCACGACGCGCTCGCAATCGGGCCTCGGACTCGGGCTCGCGATCGTGCGGCAACTGGTGGAGCTTCATTGCGGCCAGGTGCGCGCCGAAAGCGACGGCGACGGGCGCGGTGCGCGCTTCATCGTCACGCTGCCTTTGCCGGAGATACCGAGCGTGACTGGAACTGCGGCTTCGAACCGCAACGTCGATCCCGCTGAGCAATCATTGGAAGGCCGCAAGGTACTGGTCGTCGACGATGAGACCGATTCGCGAACGCTGCTCGCCGAGTTGCTCGAGCTCCACGGGATGCAGGTGATTACCGCCGGCTCCGCCGACGAAGCGATCGCGGCGATGGATGCCTCGGTTCCGGACCTGGTGCTGAGCGATATCGGGATGCCGATCAAGGACGGTTACACGCTGATGGAAAAGATCCGGCGGCGGCCCGCGGAACGCGGCGGCAAGGTGCTCGCATCGGCGCTCACCGGCTACGGCAGCGAGGCCGATCGTGAACGCGCGCACAAGGCCGGCTTTCAATCGGTGATTGTGAAGCCATTCGACGCCGACGAGATCGTCGCACACATCCGCAATCTCTTAAACTCGCACGCGAACTAA
- a CDS encoding ExeA family protein yields MRLLANCADSYLSGLQFVLMGQPELLDRLAAPNLRQIRERISAKATLVALSPAESIEYVECRLAARNGKINRIFEHDALLRIVAASAGIPRRLNVLCRNALLVAYSEGAKKVESRMADEVIKDFESIYLTAKLAVQTASKDAPILLEDVVDIAPSENPRPEKVQTGRLGSLSSG; encoded by the coding sequence GTGCGGCTGCTTGCGAATTGCGCCGATTCGTACTTGAGCGGGCTTCAGTTTGTGCTGATGGGACAGCCGGAACTACTCGATCGGCTCGCGGCGCCAAACCTCCGCCAGATCCGCGAACGAATCAGCGCGAAGGCGACGCTGGTCGCGCTCAGCCCGGCCGAGAGTATCGAGTACGTCGAATGCCGGCTGGCGGCTCGCAACGGAAAAATCAATCGGATCTTCGAGCACGACGCGTTGCTGCGGATCGTCGCTGCGAGCGCGGGAATTCCGCGACGCCTCAACGTGCTCTGCCGCAATGCGTTGCTGGTTGCGTACTCGGAAGGTGCGAAGAAAGTCGAGTCGCGCATGGCCGACGAGGTGATCAAGGACTTCGAGAGCATCTACTTGACGGCCAAGCTTGCCGTGCAGACCGCGAGCAAGGATGCTCCGATTCTGCTGGAAGACGTCGTAGACATCGCGCCGAGCGAGAATCCGCGGCCCGAAAAAGTTCAAACCGGGCGTTTGGGTTCTTTATCTTCGGGTTGA